A window of Juglans regia cultivar Chandler chromosome 7, Walnut 2.0, whole genome shotgun sequence contains these coding sequences:
- the LOC109017519 gene encoding gibberellin 2-beta-dioxygenase 2-like isoform X1, which yields MVVASPKPLSSEKLRDVELPIIDFSAERSEVSKLIVKACEDYGFFQVINHGVPEDIIANLEHEGLSFFALPDSEKQRAGPANPLGYGCKNIGLHGDKGEVEYLTLHTNPLSLAETSRTISNNPSKFSSAASGYIEAVRGLACELLNLMAEGLLVPDTSVFSRLIRDVDSDSILRLNHYPPLQLDWDTSPSSYDRIKVGFGEHSDPQILTLLRSNDVSGLQISIEDGVWIPVPPDPTAFCANVGDMLQALTNGRFVSVRHRALTNSCKSRISMAYFGGPPLQAWITAPPELLASNTNRLSLYRPFTWAEYKKAVYSLRLGDRRLDLFRTCSDAAAPGLAS from the exons ATGGTGGTAGCGTCGCCAAAACCACTTAGTAGCGAAAAACTTCGGGACGTAGAGCTTCCTATAATCGACTTTTCGGCAGAGAGATCAGAGGTCTCAAAGCTCATCGTTAAGGCCTGCGAAGATTATGGTTTCTTTCAGGTTATAAACCATGGCGTTCCCGAGGACATTATAGCGAACCTGGAACACGAGGGACTTAGCTTTTTTGCCCTACCGGATTCTGAAAAACAGCGGGCGGGGCCGGCTAATCCATTAGGCTATGGCTGCAAGAACATAGGCTTACACGGAGACAAGGGAGAGGTTGAATATCTTACACTGCATACTAATCCTCTCTCGCTCGCTGAAACATCCAGAACCATCTCCAATAACCCATCGAAATTCAG CTCTGCCGCGAGTGGGTACATTGAAGCAGTTCGGGGGCTGGCATGTGAGCTTTTGAATCTGATGGCAGAGGGCCTGTTGGTCCCAGACACCTCAGTCTTCAGCAGGCTGATCAGGGACGTTGATAGCGACTCTATTCTTAGGCTCAATCACTATCCGCCTCTACAACTGGATTGGGACACCTCACCCTCCTCCTATGATCGAATTAAGGTGGGATTTGGAGAGCATTCAGACCCTCAGATCTTGACACTCCTTAGATCCAACGATGTGAGTGGTCTCCAAATTTCTATAGAGGATGGAGTTTGGATCCCTGTCCCTCCTGACCCCACTGCCTTCTGTGCTAATGTGGGTGACATGTTACAG GCATTGACAAATGGAAGATTTGTGAGCGTGCGACACAGAGCACTAACAAACTCATGCAAATCGAGAATATCAATGGCCTACTTTGGGGGTCCACCCCTCCAAGCATGGATAACTGCACCTCCAGAATTGCTCGCCTCCAACACCAACAGGCTCTCTCTCTACAGGCCTTTCACTTGGGCTGAATACAAGAAAGCAGTTTACTCTCTACGCCTCGGGGATAGACGTCTTGACCTTTTCAGAACATGCTCAGATGCTGCTGCTCCTGGACTTGCTTCCTGA
- the LOC109017519 gene encoding gibberellin 2-beta-dioxygenase 2-like isoform X2: MVVASPKPLSSEKLRDVELPIIDFSAERSEVSKLIVKACEDYGFFQVINHGVPEDIIANLEHEGLSFFALPDSEKQRAGPANPLGYGCKNIGLHGDKGEVEYLTLHTNPLSLAETSRTISNNPSKFSSAASGYIEAVRGLACELLNLMAEGLLVPDTSVFSRLIRDVDSDSILRLNHYPPLQLDWDTSPSSYDRIKVGFGEHSDPQILTLLRSNDVSGLQISIEDGVWIPVPPDPTAFCANVGDMLQGITAKFSMQPLM, from the exons ATGGTGGTAGCGTCGCCAAAACCACTTAGTAGCGAAAAACTTCGGGACGTAGAGCTTCCTATAATCGACTTTTCGGCAGAGAGATCAGAGGTCTCAAAGCTCATCGTTAAGGCCTGCGAAGATTATGGTTTCTTTCAGGTTATAAACCATGGCGTTCCCGAGGACATTATAGCGAACCTGGAACACGAGGGACTTAGCTTTTTTGCCCTACCGGATTCTGAAAAACAGCGGGCGGGGCCGGCTAATCCATTAGGCTATGGCTGCAAGAACATAGGCTTACACGGAGACAAGGGAGAGGTTGAATATCTTACACTGCATACTAATCCTCTCTCGCTCGCTGAAACATCCAGAACCATCTCCAATAACCCATCGAAATTCAG CTCTGCCGCGAGTGGGTACATTGAAGCAGTTCGGGGGCTGGCATGTGAGCTTTTGAATCTGATGGCAGAGGGCCTGTTGGTCCCAGACACCTCAGTCTTCAGCAGGCTGATCAGGGACGTTGATAGCGACTCTATTCTTAGGCTCAATCACTATCCGCCTCTACAACTGGATTGGGACACCTCACCCTCCTCCTATGATCGAATTAAGGTGGGATTTGGAGAGCATTCAGACCCTCAGATCTTGACACTCCTTAGATCCAACGATGTGAGTGGTCTCCAAATTTCTATAGAGGATGGAGTTTGGATCCCTGTCCCTCCTGACCCCACTGCCTTCTGTGCTAATGTGGGTGACATGTTACAG GGAATCACTGCAAAGTTTTCAATGCAACCATTGATGTGA
- the LOC109017517 gene encoding alkaline/neutral invertase A, mitochondrial-like yields MNTGSCIGISTMKPYCRVLLISYKRSSVFGFSPEKFNDVITNNLSKFHGRRSRCCKSQIVGYIPVIDSNRRAFSVSNSNLDQSRAFGTSCRVNQSKGGGGRRGRGVLVIPYVASDFRNHSTSVETHVNEQNFERIYIQGGLNVKPLVIERIETGHDVVKEEESTVEFNRSSVNIDNLTGLNEKKVERKVSEIEEEAWSLLRNAVVSYCGNPVGTVAANDPSDNQPLNYDQVFIRDFVPSALAFLLNGEGEIVKNFLLHTLQLQSWEKTVDCYSPGQGLMPASFKVRTVPLDGSNEAYEDVLDPDFGESAIGRVAPVDSGLWWIILLRAYGKITGDYALQERVDVQTGIRLVLNLCLTDGFDMFPSLLVTDGSCMIDRRMGIHGHPLEIQALFYSALRCSREMLIVNDGTKNLVAAINNRLSALSFHIREYYWVDIQKINEIYRYKTEEYSTDAINKFNIYPDQIPSWLVDWIPDKGGYLIGNLQPAHMDFRFFTLGNIWAIVSSLGSPQQNDGILSLIEDKWEDLVGQMPLKICYPALENDEWRIITGSDPKNTPWSYHNGGSWPTLLWQFTLACIKMGRPELAQKAVALAEKRLSVDQWPEYYDTRSGRFIGKQSRHFQTWTIAGFLTSKMLLENPAKASLLFWEEDYELLETCVCALSKTGRKKCSRVAARSHQILI; encoded by the exons ATGAACACCGGTAGTTGTATTGGAATTTCCACTATGAAACCTTATTGTAGAGTACTACTAATTAGCTACAAAAGGTCGTCCGTTTTTGGGTTTTCACCTGAAAAATTCAATGATGTGATAACCAATAATTTGTCGAAATTCCATGGCCGCCGATCTCGCTGTTGTAAATCTCAGATTGTAGGGTATATACCAGTAATTGATTCGAATAGGAGAGCTTTTAGTGTTTCCAATTCGAATTTGGATCAGTCTAGGGCTTTTGGCACAAGTTGCCGTGTTAATCAAAGTAAAGGTGGTGGTGGTCGTAGGGGTAGGGGTGTTTTAGTAATTCCCTATGTAGCATCAGACTTTAGGAACCATTCTACCTCGGTCGAGACCCATGTTAATGAACAGAACTTTGAGAGGATTTACATTCAGGGTGGGCTGAATGTGAAGCCTCTGGTGATCGAGAGGATCGAGACAGGTCATGATGTTGTTAAAGAAGAAGAGTCCACGGTTGAGTTTAATAGGTCAAGTGTAAATATCGATAATCTGACGGGTTTGAATGAGAAAAAGGTTGAGAGAAAGGTGTCTGAGATTGAGGAAGAGGCATGGAGCTTGCTTCGAAATGCAGTTGTAAGTTATTGTGGAAATCCAGTGGGGACCGTTGCAGCTAATGATCCAAGTGACAACCAGCCTCTGAATTATGATCAGGTCTTTATTCGTGATTTTGTCCCATCAGCACTTGCCTTCTTGCTCAATGGAGAAGGAGAGATTGTGAAGAATTTTCTTCTTCACACATTGCAATTGCAG AGTTGGGAGAAGACTGTGGACTGCTACAGTCCTGGGCAAGGGTTGATGCCAGCAAGCTTTAAAGTTAGAACTGTTCCTCTTGATGGAAGCAATGAAGCATATGAGGATGTTTTAGATCCTGATTTTGGTGAATCAGCCATTGGTCGAGTTGCCCCTGTTGATTCAG GGTTGTGGTGGATTATTTTGTTGAGAGCTTATGGGAAGATCACAGGAGACTATGCATTGCAAGAACGAGTTGATGTCCAGACAGGCATAAGATTAGTCCTCAATCTGTGCTTGACTGATGggtttgacatgtttccttctCTGTTAGTGACTGATGGTTCCTGCATGATTGATAGACGGATGGGTATTCATGGGCACCCTCTTGAAATACAA GCGTTATTCTACTCAGCTCTACGCTGTTCTCGTGAGATGCTTATTGTCAATGATGGAACCAAGAATCTGGTGGCTGCTATCAATAATCGACTCAGTGCACTCTCCTTTCATATCAGAGAGTATTATTGGGTGGATATTCAGAAGATCAATGAGATTTACCGTTACAAGACAGAGGAATACTCCACGGATGCCATCAACAAGTTCAATATTTAtcctgatcaaattccttctTGGCTAGTAGATTGGATACCCGATAAAGGTGGCTATCTCATTGGCAATCTACAACCTGCTCATATGGATTTTAGGTTTTTTACGCTTGGAAATATTTGGGCCATTGTTTCGTCTTTAGGAAGTCCACAACAGAATGATGGTATTCTGAGTTTGATTGAGGACAAATGGGAAGATCTTGTGGGTCAGATGCCTCTTAAAATTTGTTATCCTGCTTTGGAGAATGACGAATGGAGAATAATCACTGGAAGTGACCCAAAGAATAC CCCCTGGTCATATCATAATGGTGGATCTTGGCCAACGCTGCTATGGCAG TTCACACTGGCCTGCATTAAGATGGGGAGGCCAGAATTAGCACAGAAGGCAGTTGCTTTGGCGGAGAAGAGGCTTTCAGTGGATCAGTGGCCTGAATACTATGACACACGCAGTGGGAGATTCATAGGAAAGCAATCCCGGCATTTCCAGACATGGACAATTGCCGGTTTCCTAACCTCAAAGATGCTTCTGGAGAACCCAGCGAAGGCATCCTTGTTGTTCTGGGAGGAAGATTATGAGCTCCTTGAAACTTGTGTTTGTGCGCTTAGCAAAACTGGTCGAAAGAAGTGTTCACGTGTGGCTGCAAGGTCTCATCAGATTCTTATCTAA
- the LOC109020598 gene encoding transcription factor MYB108-like has protein sequence MDVKGRARGTTVQSEDEMDLRRGPWTVDEDFTLINYIANHGEGRWNSLARCAGLKRTGKSCRLRWLNYLRPDVRRGNITLEEQLMILDLHSRWGNRWSKIAQHLPGRTDNEIKNYWRTRVQKHAKQLKCDVNSKQFKDTMRYLWMPRLVERIQAAATAPTTSTAQAVAINGTSSIGSATSSITSTNTNHHLINNNNHDIHAGQMVLPPAGFNNLGQRDFGGTAQITPSYTPENSSTGASSSDSYGAPQIISPVSDLTDYYNIPVSNNPSQDYFPVGYPDGQSLTSPSGNYFNTGLMDLQAMEQSNQWMDGAPDTSDNLWNVEDMWFLQQQLNNMNSLI, from the exons ATGGATGTTAAAGGAAGAGCTCGCGGCACCACCGTTCAGAGCGAGGACGAGATGGACCTTAGGAGAGGTCCCTGGACTGTTGATGAGGACTTCACCCTCATCAATTACATTGCTAATCATGGCGAGGGTCGCTGGAATTCCCTTGCTCGTTGTGCCG GTTTGAAACGAACTGGAAAGAGCTGCAGATTAAGGTGGCTCAACTATCTTCGACCCGATGTTCGACGTGGAAACATCACCCTAGAAGAACAGCTTATGATTCTTGACCTTCATTCCCGTTGGGGAAACCG ATGGTCTAAAATTGCACAACACTTGCCCGGACGAACAGACAACGAGATCAAAAACTACTGGAGAACTCGTGTCCAAAAGCACGCCAAGCAGCTCAAATGTGACGTGAACAGCAAGCAATTCAAGGACACCATGCGTTATCTTTGGATGCCAAGGTTGGTTGAGCGCATTCAAGCCGCTGCAACTGCTCCCACCACCTCCACCGCGCAGGCGGTTGCCATCAACGGAACTTCTTCCATCGGCTCAGCCACCTCCAGCATCACTTCTACCAATACCAATCACCAcctaataaacaataataaccATGACATCCACGCGGGCCAGATGGTTTTGCCACCAGCAGGGTTTAATAATCTTGGCCAACGTGACTTTGGGGGTACTGCACAGATTACTCCGAGTTACACGCCGGAGAATTCTAGCACGGGGGCCTCATCGTCGGACTCTTACGGGGCCCCTCAGATCATATCACCGGTATCCGACTTGACCGATTATTACAACATCCCGGTTAGTAACAACCCTAGTCAGGACTATTTCCCGGTCGGGTACCCAGACGGCCAGAGCTTAACTAGCCCATCTGGAAATTACTTCAACACCGGATTAATGGATTTGCAAGCTATGGAGCAGAGCAACCAGTGGATGGACGGTGCTCCGGACACGTCGGACAATTTATGGAATGTTGAGGACATGTGGTTTTTACAGCAGCAGCTCAACAACATGAACAGCCTAATTTGA